From Bacteroidota bacterium, the proteins below share one genomic window:
- a CDS encoding Crp/Fnr family transcriptional regulator, which yields MQGDPARIFQQLLESIAPLSSASIHLIREATRIRSFEQDASLCEEGKKDANEYFLLEGLAYRFNRSEDGKPITTGFWRAPEVMIPHFTRTQQGLSICSVQMLTDVSVAVVPVRDFDRLRAEHPDIGRWGNGVVERQLLRSLQEETVFRAHDAKRRLTLLRKQFPGLENNVPHHLIASYLGITPVSFSRLRKQMARQ from the coding sequence ATGCAAGGCGATCCCGCTAGAATTTTCCAGCAACTGCTGGAAAGCATTGCTCCGCTTTCCTCCGCTTCCATTCATTTGATCCGGGAAGCTACGCGGATCCGTTCGTTCGAGCAGGACGCAAGCTTGTGCGAAGAAGGAAAGAAAGACGCGAATGAATATTTCCTGCTCGAAGGTCTTGCTTACCGGTTCAACCGATCGGAAGACGGGAAACCCATCACTACCGGCTTCTGGCGTGCGCCGGAGGTGATGATACCGCACTTCACACGGACCCAACAGGGGCTGTCCATCTGTTCCGTGCAGATGCTCACCGATGTTAGCGTGGCCGTGGTTCCGGTGCGCGACTTCGATCGTTTGCGTGCGGAGCATCCCGACATCGGTCGCTGGGGCAATGGGGTCGTGGAACGTCAATTGCTTCGCAGCCTGCAGGAGGAGACGGTCTTCCGCGCACACGACGCGAAGCGGCGGCTGACACTGCTTCGCAAGCAGTTTCCGGGACTGGAGAACAACGTCCCGCATCACCTGATCGCCTCCTACTTGGGTATCACACCGGTTTCCTTCAGTCGTCTGCGCAAGCAGATGGCCCGCCAATGA
- a CDS encoding GNAT family N-acetyltransferase: MPDFSIRPYHPSDRSILLSLLALNIPGFFAPSEADDFARYLDSEREDYFVACEAEHIIGCGGINYFPEERCARISWDLFHPDAQGKGYGTRLLQHRLLRLAADPRIQLVKVRTSQISCVFYEKNGFNTLRTVRDFWAPGYDLVEMEWTNKG; this comes from the coding sequence ATGCCCGATTTTTCTATCCGCCCGTACCATCCGTCCGACCGGTCGATCCTGCTTTCACTGCTGGCGCTGAACATTCCTGGATTCTTCGCACCCTCGGAAGCGGACGACTTTGCCCGTTACCTCGACTCGGAACGCGAAGACTATTTTGTAGCGTGTGAAGCGGAGCATATCATCGGCTGTGGCGGTATCAATTATTTTCCGGAGGAGCGGTGTGCAAGGATCAGTTGGGATCTCTTCCATCCCGACGCGCAGGGGAAAGGCTACGGTACACGCTTGTTGCAGCATCGTCTGCTCAGGCTGGCGGCAGATCCGCGCATTCAACTAGTGAAGGTCAGGACGAGTCAGATCAGTTGCGTCTTTTACGAAAAGAACGGTTTCAATACCCTGCGTACCGTGCGCGATTTCTGGGCCCCCGGGTACGACCTGGTGGAGATGGAATGGACGAACAAGGGTTGA
- a CDS encoding SRPBCC domain-containing protein, translating to MTTPPPTRIAKDLANRKLIVQRTFFGPIDLVWRAWTEKDLLEQWWAPKPFKAVTKSYDFREGGHWLYYMLGPDGSKMFACFNFHTIQPQRGFTGDDFFCDENGVRTDLYPGMAWKNEFRPVPEGTEVTVDVTFQSEADLQRIVELGFEEGFTMAHGNLDELLAQHR from the coding sequence ATGACAACCCCTCCTCCGACGCGAATTGCTAAAGATCTCGCGAACCGTAAACTGATTGTCCAGCGCACCTTCTTCGGGCCGATCGACCTGGTCTGGCGCGCATGGACGGAAAAAGATCTGCTCGAACAATGGTGGGCGCCGAAGCCCTTCAAGGCGGTCACCAAATCGTACGACTTCCGCGAAGGCGGACACTGGCTTTACTATATGCTCGGGCCGGACGGTTCCAAAATGTTCGCGTGTTTCAATTTCCACACGATCCAGCCGCAGCGCGGATTTACCGGCGACGATTTTTTCTGCGATGAGAACGGCGTACGTACGGATCTTTATCCCGGAATGGCTTGGAAGAATGAATTCCGTCCGGTGCCGGAAGGAACCGAAGTGACGGTTGATGTGACCTTCCAATCGGAAGCGGATTTGCAACGCATCGTGGAGCTCGGTTTCGAAGAAGGCTTCACCATGGCCCACGGCAACCTCGACGAATTGCTGGCGCAGCATCGTTAA
- a CDS encoding winged helix-turn-helix transcriptional regulator produces MSPKARRDIFQAIADPTRRAIISLLVLQAMTPNALAENFSVSRQAISKHIRILDECGIIECRHQGREIFYQVPPEKLKSVADWIEQFRQLWEQRYTQLDDLLLQLKPKTNANDNPSSDANC; encoded by the coding sequence ATGTCTCCCAAAGCCCGCCGCGATATTTTTCAGGCCATTGCCGATCCCACTCGACGCGCGATCATCAGTCTGTTGGTTCTGCAGGCCATGACACCGAATGCACTGGCCGAGAATTTTTCTGTCTCGCGTCAGGCGATATCCAAGCACATCCGCATCCTCGACGAATGTGGCATCATCGAGTGCAGGCACCAGGGCCGCGAGATCTTTTATCAGGTGCCACCCGAGAAGCTTAAGTCGGTAGCGGACTGGATCGAACAATTCCGTCAACTCTGGGAACAACGCTATACCCAACTCGACGACCTCTTACTTCAATTAAAACCCAAAACCAATGCAAATGACAACCCCTCCTCCGACGCGAATTGCTAA
- a CDS encoding class I SAM-dependent methyltransferase, giving the protein MHSKGKDSFDDAESQSSWDKNAALYAEKFLDPALFKTGYDALLSRLPKEARVLDAACGPGIMAHYFLQHRPDLRIIGIDYALAMVEQAKQLVPAAQFEQGDLRALPVPAQPYHAIVCGFGLPYLSGAEVREFLRYCRTNLVANGQLYLSIVVEPGGETGFRTGSTGDRVWFNNHEPVALRSDLENEGFQITDTWTLHPDAGNVRYEIKICIV; this is encoded by the coding sequence ATGCATTCGAAGGGAAAAGACTCGTTTGATGACGCGGAATCCCAGTCCAGTTGGGACAAAAACGCCGCCTTGTACGCGGAGAAATTTCTCGACCCCGCACTTTTCAAGACGGGATACGATGCACTCTTGTCGCGTTTACCAAAAGAAGCGCGCGTACTGGATGCCGCCTGCGGACCCGGCATCATGGCTCATTACTTTTTACAACATCGTCCCGATCTGCGAATTATCGGTATTGACTATGCGCTGGCGATGGTGGAACAGGCAAAGCAGTTGGTTCCGGCGGCACAATTCGAACAAGGTGATCTTCGCGCCTTGCCGGTGCCGGCGCAACCCTATCATGCGATCGTGTGCGGCTTCGGTCTGCCGTATCTGTCCGGCGCGGAGGTGCGCGAGTTCTTGCGCTACTGCCGGACGAACCTGGTCGCCAACGGACAACTCTACCTCAGCATCGTGGTCGAACCCGGAGGCGAGACCGGCTTTCGTACCGGCAGTACCGGCGACCGGGTTTGGTTCAACAACCACGAGCCGGTTGCCCTTCGATCGGATCTGGAAAACGAAGGATTCCAAATCACAGACACCTGGACCCTACACCCCGACGCGGGAAATGTCCGCTACGAAATCAAGATTTGCATAGTTTAA
- a CDS encoding T9SS type A sorting domain-containing protein, translating to MHRPLHSLSFVLLFVALQLSVTAQQVCDSVFTPCFNTTSGTGFFLDLEAATDVTIEGFSTMSQGAGTRDVELYYRPGGFAGYETDASAWTLAGSASGFDPVSAISCPIPVTPLPITFNVCIPAGERYGFYLASTSGSGSFELYDTLTTGTLFSDDGTLRLYVGKGAFAFGAFTGFVTQNKLMQGTIQYSCGCSTGMQHPSAASNVRLFPSIVTREFQLDLSKAQGVYQSARILDSAGRLLDQLELDATATSILRNVASLSPGVYTLQLTGLKSSAQLKFVRSSD from the coding sequence ATGCATCGTCCTTTACATTCACTTTCGTTCGTACTGCTGTTCGTCGCTCTTCAGTTGTCCGTTACTGCACAACAGGTATGCGACTCCGTTTTCACACCCTGCTTCAATACGACTTCCGGCACCGGCTTCTTCCTCGACCTGGAAGCCGCGACCGATGTAACCATTGAGGGCTTTTCCACCATGTCGCAGGGAGCAGGAACCCGCGATGTGGAATTGTACTATCGTCCCGGTGGTTTTGCCGGATACGAAACCGACGCCTCTGCCTGGACGCTCGCCGGCAGTGCCAGCGGCTTTGATCCTGTGAGTGCCATTTCATGTCCCATTCCGGTGACACCGCTGCCAATCACCTTCAACGTCTGTATCCCGGCAGGAGAGCGCTACGGTTTTTACCTCGCCAGCACGAGCGGTTCCGGTTCCTTTGAACTGTATGATACGCTGACGACCGGGACCCTGTTCTCGGACGACGGTACGCTGCGTCTGTACGTCGGCAAAGGCGCCTTTGCTTTCGGAGCATTCACCGGATTTGTCACGCAGAACAAACTCATGCAGGGTACGATCCAGTATTCCTGCGGCTGCTCGACCGGAATGCAGCATCCATCGGCTGCATCGAACGTGCGCTTGTTCCCTTCCATCGTGACGCGCGAATTCCAGCTTGACCTTTCCAAGGCACAGGGTGTTTATCAATCCGCACGCATACTGGACAGTGCCGGTCGACTGCTCGATCAGCTCGAACTGGACGCCACCGCGACCAGCATTCTCCGAAACGTCGCTTCGCTTTCGCCGGGTGTGTACACCTTGCAATTGACCGGTTTGAAATCCTCCGCGCAGCTCAAATTCGTGCGGAGCAGCGATTAA
- a CDS encoding gliding motility lipoprotein GldH, producing the protein MNKPSIRTLLLLTILSLSLSSCDRSVLFEENVRIPDNRWDAANVIKLEADIPDTAQLYNLYVNVRNAGGYPYSNIFLFLNTTLPDGKRSRDTLEVTLADDKGQWLGDGMGDIWDNRALFRERMRFPQSGLYTFEIEQAMRQNPLPQIMDVGLRIERYDDPAGR; encoded by the coding sequence GTGAACAAACCTTCAATTCGTACTCTCCTGCTGCTTACGATCCTGTCGTTGTCGTTGAGTTCGTGCGACCGCTCCGTACTGTTCGAAGAGAACGTTCGCATTCCCGACAACCGCTGGGATGCCGCGAACGTCATCAAGCTTGAGGCGGATATTCCCGATACGGCTCAGTTGTACAATCTCTACGTGAACGTGCGCAATGCCGGCGGGTATCCCTACTCCAACATCTTCCTTTTCCTCAACACCACCCTACCCGACGGCAAGCGTTCACGCGATACCCTCGAAGTGACCCTGGCCGACGACAAAGGACAATGGCTGGGTGACGGCATGGGCGATATCTGGGACAACCGCGCACTCTTCCGCGAGCGGATGCGCTTCCCGCAGAGCGGCCTTTACACGTTCGAGATCGAGCAGGCGATGCGACAGAATCCCCTTCCGCAGATCATGGATGTCGGCTTGCGCATCGAGCGATACGACGATCCGGCCGGGCGTTGA
- a CDS encoding insulinase family protein — MRRIILLLCCSIALLAQAQAPKKKPVPAQPASPKPGPAQTKAINAPAPAPDIKNKVLPYTIHQKKMANGLNVVTIPFESPGVAAFYIVVRVGSRDEIEPGKTGFAHFFEHMMFRGTKKYPKEAYSEALKMTGASANANTSLDRTVYHMTGDASKLEKMFELEADRFMNLSYSEQDFRTEAGAVKGEYTKNSSSPYTRLNEKLQETAFDQHTYKHTTMGFLKDIVDMPNQFAYSRQFFQRYYRPEYTTILVVGDVTPAGVEALSQRYFGTWQRGTHVNKIPSEPAQKGTRYAHIQKSGFPPYLSLNFRGPGYSDSQKDVAALNILGSALFGENSPLYEKLVINEQKCREIDGGIFPTRDPFLFSADASLVNAADMKYVQEQINLALAGAKEAPMDPARIDQARQNIRNSFAMRIDNPTSIAEAVSNFIWLTGDPESINRYYDQYEQVTPYDVQRVAQQYCVSEQCTIGTISPSEKSDLQ; from the coding sequence ATGAGAAGAATCATCCTGCTGCTGTGTTGCAGCATTGCCCTCCTGGCGCAGGCGCAAGCGCCCAAGAAGAAACCGGTTCCCGCGCAACCGGCTTCCCCGAAGCCCGGCCCCGCCCAGACAAAAGCGATCAACGCTCCCGCGCCGGCACCCGACATCAAGAACAAGGTGCTGCCCTACACCATTCACCAGAAAAAAATGGCCAACGGGCTCAATGTGGTAACGATCCCGTTTGAAAGTCCGGGCGTTGCGGCGTTCTACATCGTCGTACGCGTAGGTTCGCGTGACGAGATCGAACCGGGAAAGACGGGCTTTGCTCACTTCTTCGAACACATGATGTTCCGTGGCACGAAGAAGTATCCGAAAGAAGCATACAGCGAGGCGCTGAAAATGACCGGCGCTTCCGCCAACGCGAATACCAGCCTCGACCGTACGGTTTATCACATGACCGGCGATGCCTCCAAACTCGAGAAGATGTTTGAGTTGGAAGCGGACCGATTCATGAACCTGAGTTATTCGGAACAGGATTTCCGGACAGAGGCCGGAGCGGTGAAGGGCGAGTACACCAAGAACTCCTCCAGCCCCTACACACGGCTGAACGAGAAATTGCAGGAGACCGCATTCGACCAGCACACCTACAAGCATACCACCATGGGTTTCCTGAAGGACATCGTGGATATGCCCAATCAGTTCGCCTATTCCCGCCAGTTCTTTCAACGCTACTACCGACCCGAATACACCACCATCCTGGTCGTGGGCGATGTAACGCCGGCAGGTGTCGAAGCGCTGTCGCAGCGTTACTTCGGTACCTGGCAGCGCGGCACGCACGTTAACAAGATCCCGTCCGAACCGGCACAGAAAGGTACCCGCTACGCGCACATCCAGAAGAGCGGATTCCCACCGTACCTCAGCCTGAATTTCCGTGGCCCCGGTTACTCCGACAGTCAGAAGGACGTCGCGGCACTGAACATCCTTGGTTCGGCCCTGTTCGGTGAAAACTCGCCCTTGTATGAAAAGTTGGTGATCAACGAGCAGAAGTGTCGGGAAATCGACGGAGGCATCTTTCCTACGCGAGATCCTTTTCTCTTCAGCGCCGACGCTTCGCTGGTGAATGCAGCCGATATGAAGTATGTACAGGAGCAGATCAACCTGGCGCTTGCCGGGGCGAAAGAAGCTCCGATGGATCCCGCACGGATCGATCAGGCACGCCAAAACATCCGCAACTCGTTCGCCATGCGGATTGACAACCCAACTTCGATTGCCGAAGCGGTTAGCAACTTCATCTGGCTGACGGGAGATCCCGAATCGATCAACCGGTATTACGACCAATACGAACAGGTGACGCCGTATGACGTTCAGCGTGTCGCCCAGCAGTATTGCGTTTCCGAGCAGTGTACCATTGGTACGATTTCCCCTTCCGAAAAATCCGATCTACAATGA
- a CDS encoding insulinase family protein, translated as MNRHFTLPMNIRILALLLTLSCCVSTARAFETIELRQPGTNKIAIRLMFRNGSACDPEGKEGLMCLTASLLTEGGTESMSAADITKTLYPMAVRMGSSIDKEVSIVSFEFLKEHFERFYPILRDMVLAPGFRQEDIDRVSSNQLNYLTDVIRQSSDEEFGKKWLEARLFSGTRYAHLVEGSVTGLKGITRGDITDCYKTYFTRGNLLLGIAGDYTTEQLSLLQSDLQKLPDTPVKCNFGSVTAPSGFQVSIVEKEGAMGSAISAGFPMSLTRSSDQFAALMIANSWLGEHRKSYSRLYQKIREARSMNYGDYTYIEWYENGGSNMLPPPGTPRSMNYFSIWLRPVQTVTSLKSQYPELKDIEIGHSLFALRMAIREIDQLIKTGMSEKDFEETRSFLKSYTRLYAQTPARRLAYMMDSRFYGRQDWLNELGKLLEKATLDQVNGAIREFWQTKNLHIAIITEPKESRAIQNALAEQRSTPVSYSNTLSATLPASILEEDKLVEKYPLPPATVEVVTSDVPFQ; from the coding sequence ATGAACCGCCACTTCACCCTACCGATGAATATCCGCATCCTGGCCCTGCTGCTTACCCTGAGTTGCTGCGTTTCGACCGCCCGCGCGTTTGAAACGATTGAACTCCGTCAGCCCGGCACCAATAAGATCGCCATCCGGCTGATGTTCCGGAACGGCTCCGCCTGCGACCCGGAAGGCAAAGAAGGGTTGATGTGCCTGACGGCCAGCCTTCTCACCGAAGGCGGCACGGAATCGATGTCGGCCGCCGATATCACCAAAACACTTTATCCGATGGCGGTCCGCATGGGCAGTTCCATCGATAAGGAAGTCTCCATCGTTTCGTTCGAGTTCCTCAAGGAACACTTCGAGCGCTTCTACCCGATTTTACGCGACATGGTGCTGGCGCCGGGATTCCGCCAGGAAGACATCGACCGGGTTTCGTCGAACCAGTTGAATTATCTCACCGATGTCATCCGTCAATCCTCCGACGAAGAGTTCGGCAAGAAGTGGCTCGAAGCGAGACTGTTTTCCGGAACACGCTACGCGCACCTGGTAGAGGGCAGCGTTACCGGTTTGAAGGGCATCACACGCGGCGATATCACGGACTGCTACAAGACCTACTTCACCCGCGGCAATTTATTGCTGGGGATCGCCGGCGACTATACGACCGAACAGCTTTCGCTCCTGCAATCCGACTTGCAGAAGCTCCCGGACACTCCGGTCAAGTGTAACTTCGGATCCGTAACGGCTCCCTCCGGTTTTCAGGTGAGCATCGTTGAGAAGGAAGGAGCCATGGGTTCGGCCATTTCCGCCGGATTCCCGATGAGTCTGACCCGGTCCAGCGACCAATTCGCGGCCTTGATGATCGCCAATTCCTGGCTAGGCGAACACCGTAAATCGTATTCCCGTCTTTACCAGAAAATCCGGGAAGCCCGGTCGATGAATTATGGCGACTACACGTACATCGAATGGTACGAGAATGGCGGTTCCAACATGTTGCCCCCTCCGGGCACGCCGCGCAGCATGAACTACTTCTCGATCTGGCTGAGACCGGTACAGACGGTCACGAGTCTGAAGAGCCAGTACCCGGAACTCAAGGACATCGAAATCGGTCATTCCCTCTTCGCTTTGCGCATGGCCATCCGGGAGATCGATCAACTGATCAAAACCGGCATGTCGGAAAAGGATTTTGAAGAAACCCGTTCGTTTCTGAAAAGCTACACGCGCCTGTATGCACAAACGCCCGCACGCCGGCTTGCCTACATGATGGACTCGCGTTTCTATGGCCGTCAGGACTGGCTCAACGAATTGGGCAAGCTGTTGGAAAAAGCCACACTCGATCAAGTGAACGGGGCGATCCGCGAATTCTGGCAAACGAAGAACCTGCACATCGCGATCATCACCGAGCCGAAAGAATCACGCGCCATCCAGAATGCCCTGGCGGAACAGCGCTCAACGCCGGTATCCTATTCCAATACCCTGTCGGCTACCCTTCCTGCATCCATTCTGGAAGAGGATAAACTGGTCGAGAAATACCCGCTTCCTCCGGCGACCGTGGAAGTCGTGACTTCAGACGTACCCTTTCAATGA
- a CDS encoding ferritin, which yields MLSKKINTLLNKQVELEASSSNVYLAMASWAEVQGFEGVSNFLYKHSDEERMHMLKLMKFINERGGHALVPTLKAVQSSYKNVQQLFEQILEHEVGVSAEINKLVDECLKEKDYTTHNFLQWYVSEQIEEERLARTVLDKLKMIGGDKSGMYLFDRDLSQLSVAEEGNG from the coding sequence ATGCTTTCCAAGAAGATCAATACCCTGTTGAACAAGCAGGTCGAACTGGAGGCTTCCTCCTCCAATGTTTACCTCGCCATGGCTTCCTGGGCGGAGGTACAGGGATTCGAAGGCGTGAGCAACTTCCTGTATAAACATTCCGACGAAGAGCGGATGCACATGCTCAAGTTGATGAAGTTCATCAACGAGCGTGGTGGACACGCGCTGGTGCCCACCCTCAAAGCCGTTCAATCCTCCTATAAGAACGTACAACAGTTGTTCGAGCAGATCCTCGAGCACGAGGTCGGCGTTTCGGCCGAGATCAACAAGCTGGTCGATGAGTGCCTGAAGGAAAAAGACTACACCACGCACAACTTCCTCCAGTGGTATGTATCCGAACAGATCGAAGAGGAGCGACTTGCGCGTACGGTGCTCGACAAGCTGAAGATGATCGGCGGCGACAAGAGCGGCATGTACCTGTTCGATCGTGACCTCAGCCAGCTTTCGGTGGCCGAAGAAGGTAACGGTTGA